Proteins found in one Methanospirillum hungatei JF-1 genomic segment:
- the cdhC gene encoding CO dehydrogenase/CO-methylating acetyl-CoA synthase complex subunit beta, whose translation MFEDIPVEVGLVHEGERIRKEDMRVELGGPKVSEKFELVLVKKSDEITDGKISILGPDLADLEEGKSYPFGILVEVTGEKLEEDLEGVFERRIHEYLNYIQGVMHLNQRYDLWMRVGKKAFAKGLNSFHQIGSALISLYRSELPIIEKIQITFFTGGEEFQSTYNLARERYETRDARARGLLDEEVDTFYGCALCQSFAPSHICVITPQRYANCGAISWFDGRAAARMDPDGPIFPIAKGEYLDSEHGEYSGVNEHAIKRSMGAVNRVWLYSAFGYPHTSCGCFEAIAFYIPEIEGFGIVHRRFAGPTVNGLAFSTLADSTAGGRQVEGFHGISLEYMRSVKFLQADGGWNAIVWMPAEIKEMLSGIIPEDVAGAIATEQDALDINALKSFLTSHHHPVVSKWIVPEDTEEEISSDFGPATPVMSFGELPLMAGGVKIILKNAKIYAERVIIQPADTHRKKQGGKND comes from the coding sequence ATGTTTGAAGATATCCCGGTTGAAGTAGGTCTTGTTCATGAAGGGGAGCGTATCAGAAAAGAGGATATGCGGGTGGAACTTGGGGGTCCGAAGGTATCAGAGAAGTTTGAACTTGTCCTCGTAAAAAAATCCGATGAAATAACTGATGGAAAAATATCTATTCTCGGGCCTGATCTTGCCGACCTTGAAGAAGGGAAGAGTTATCCGTTTGGTATACTGGTAGAGGTTACAGGGGAAAAACTGGAAGAGGATTTGGAAGGGGTCTTTGAAAGACGTATCCATGAATACCTGAATTATATCCAGGGCGTTATGCATCTGAACCAGCGATATGATCTCTGGATGCGGGTCGGGAAAAAAGCATTTGCAAAGGGCCTGAACTCTTTTCATCAGATTGGAAGTGCCCTTATCAGTTTATACCGGAGTGAGCTTCCGATTATTGAAAAGATCCAGATCACCTTCTTCACAGGCGGAGAGGAGTTTCAATCCACCTATAATCTCGCCCGTGAACGATATGAAACACGGGATGCACGGGCACGGGGACTTCTTGATGAAGAAGTAGACACCTTTTACGGGTGTGCACTCTGTCAGTCCTTTGCCCCCTCACATATCTGTGTCATCACCCCTCAGCGATATGCTAATTGTGGTGCTATCAGCTGGTTTGACGGTCGGGCAGCAGCCAGAATGGATCCTGACGGGCCTATCTTCCCGATTGCAAAAGGTGAATACCTGGATTCTGAACATGGCGAATACTCCGGAGTGAATGAACACGCCATCAAACGCTCAATGGGAGCGGTAAACCGGGTCTGGCTCTATTCTGCATTCGGATATCCGCATACCTCATGTGGCTGTTTTGAGGCTATTGCATTTTACATCCCCGAAATTGAGGGTTTTGGTATTGTTCATCGCCGGTTTGCAGGACCTACAGTCAATGGTCTTGCATTCTCAACTCTTGCTGATTCAACAGCCGGGGGGCGACAAGTGGAAGGATTTCACGGTATTTCACTTGAGTACATGCGGTCAGTGAAATTTCTGCAGGCAGATGGCGGATGGAATGCCATCGTATGGATGCCGGCAGAGATTAAGGAGATGCTGAGTGGGATTATTCCTGAAGATGTTGCAGGGGCAATCGCAACCGAGCAGGATGCCCTGGATATTAATGCCCTGAAATCATTTCTTACATCACATCACCATCCCGTCGTATCAAAGTGGATTGTGCCGGAAGACACTGAAGAAGAGATCTCATCTGATTTTGGACCCGCAACTCCGGTTATGTCCTTTGGAGAACTCCCGCTCATGGCAGGTGGCGTGAAAATTATCCTGAAAAATGCAAAGATCTATGCAGAACGGGTAATCATACAGCCTGCTGATACACATAGGAAGAAACAGGGAGGGAAGAATGACTGA
- the cdhA gene encoding CO dehydrogenase/acetyl-CoA synthase complex subunit alpha, whose product MSEAKSSTGSIKDLDIKIGKIKGEQWEEKEGPTPFPDHTALRNWDRMLLTRYKPLYIPFCDLCCLCTYGKCDLSGGKRGACGIGMEAQQSRIVLLAACIGAATHISHGRHLVDHLIEKMGRRTPIDVGGSNVDVEAPMIRLVCGIKPKTLGDLETVLDYLESQVTELLAAAHTGQESDPLDFESKVFHAGMLDHVGLELADMAQISAFNLPKADPDAALVELGLGTIDAEKPVILVIGHNVPPAIDIIQYSRKHNLSGKIEVTGICCTAIDLTRFDPNAKIVGPISWQLRYIRSGVPDLIVVDEQCVRADLLIEAGNIQAPLIATSSKNCAGLVDRTDDDPDDIVRDLVSGVVPGVLILNPLKVGEVAVRAALESHEIRKTKKTSIIPTAEELIEYAKRCGGCMECTRACPNETPLPEAMKQAATGDLSFLADIYDTCIGCGRCDDACNKEIPIHSSLVAAAREKVLNEKHFVRAGRGAIQDIEIREVGGPIVLGEIPGVIAFVGCANFPNGASEVAEMAREFAKRRYIAVATGCSAMAIGMYRNEDGQTPYEEFHGRFDAGGIVNVGSCVSNAHISGAAIKIASIFAKRNLRGNYEEIADYVYNRVGAVGVAWGAMSQKAAAIAAGFWRLGIPVIVGPHGAKYRRMLLGRKDHDEDWYVFDSRTGEKVQVGPVPEHLFVTAETKEEAMVLIAKLCMRPNDTSRGRSMKLTHYIDLYKRLYGIMPDDLHLFIRSPADIPITMKEELLPILQERGLKDRIIPDPTLLKSQIRTQMGGRS is encoded by the coding sequence TTGAGCGAAGCGAAAAGCTCGACCGGATCCATAAAGGATCTGGACATCAAGATTGGAAAAATTAAGGGCGAACAATGGGAAGAAAAGGAAGGGCCAACACCTTTCCCTGATCATACCGCACTCCGAAACTGGGACCGGATGCTCCTTACCCGGTACAAACCATTGTATATTCCTTTTTGTGACCTCTGCTGTTTATGTACTTATGGAAAGTGTGACCTTTCCGGGGGGAAGAGAGGAGCATGCGGGATTGGCATGGAGGCTCAGCAATCCCGTATTGTGCTTCTTGCCGCCTGTATCGGGGCAGCGACTCATATCAGTCATGGACGGCATCTGGTTGACCATTTAATAGAGAAGATGGGACGGAGAACACCCATCGATGTCGGGGGCTCCAATGTGGATGTTGAAGCCCCGATGATCCGTCTTGTCTGTGGGATTAAACCAAAGACCCTTGGGGATCTTGAGACGGTCCTTGACTATCTGGAAAGCCAGGTGACCGAGCTCCTTGCTGCCGCCCATACCGGACAGGAAAGTGATCCTCTTGATTTTGAGTCCAAGGTGTTCCATGCCGGGATGCTGGATCATGTCGGGCTTGAACTTGCCGATATGGCACAAATATCTGCTTTCAATCTCCCGAAGGCAGATCCTGATGCTGCATTGGTCGAGTTAGGGCTTGGAACTATCGATGCAGAGAAACCTGTTATCCTGGTTATCGGACATAATGTTCCACCGGCAATAGATATCATACAATATTCACGGAAACACAATCTCTCCGGGAAGATTGAGGTCACCGGTATATGCTGCACAGCAATTGATCTGACCAGGTTTGATCCAAATGCAAAAATTGTCGGGCCAATATCATGGCAACTCAGATATATCAGGAGCGGTGTTCCAGACCTTATTGTTGTGGATGAGCAGTGTGTCCGGGCAGATCTATTAATAGAGGCAGGAAATATCCAGGCACCTCTTATTGCCACCAGTTCGAAAAACTGTGCCGGCCTTGTTGACCGGACCGATGATGATCCGGATGATATTGTGAGAGATCTGGTATCAGGGGTCGTTCCGGGTGTCCTCATCCTGAATCCCCTGAAAGTCGGGGAAGTGGCAGTCCGGGCAGCCCTTGAATCTCATGAGATCCGGAAGACGAAGAAAACCAGTATCATACCGACTGCAGAAGAACTGATTGAATATGCAAAACGCTGTGGTGGATGTATGGAATGCACCCGTGCTTGTCCGAATGAAACACCGCTTCCGGAAGCGATGAAACAGGCAGCCACCGGAGATCTCTCCTTCCTTGCAGATATCTATGATACCTGTATCGGGTGTGGCCGATGTGATGATGCCTGTAATAAGGAGATCCCAATCCACAGCTCTCTGGTTGCAGCGGCACGGGAAAAAGTCCTGAACGAGAAGCATTTTGTCCGGGCCGGACGGGGTGCAATTCAGGATATCGAGATTCGTGAAGTCGGCGGACCAATAGTCCTTGGAGAGATTCCCGGTGTTATTGCCTTTGTCGGATGTGCCAATTTCCCGAACGGTGCATCTGAAGTTGCAGAAATGGCAAGGGAGTTTGCCAAACGCAGGTATATCGCGGTTGCAACAGGATGTTCTGCGATGGCAATTGGCATGTACCGCAATGAAGACGGACAGACCCCGTACGAGGAGTTTCATGGTCGATTTGACGCCGGGGGAATTGTTAACGTCGGTTCCTGTGTGTCCAATGCCCACATATCAGGGGCAGCAATTAAGATAGCCAGTATTTTTGCCAAACGCAACCTGAGAGGAAACTATGAAGAGATCGCCGACTACGTCTACAACCGGGTCGGTGCTGTCGGGGTTGCATGGGGAGCAATGTCCCAGAAAGCAGCGGCGATTGCGGCAGGATTCTGGCGGCTTGGTATTCCGGTTATCGTCGGTCCTCATGGTGCAAAATACCGCAGAATGCTCCTTGGCAGGAAAGACCATGACGAGGACTGGTATGTCTTTGATTCACGGACCGGTGAAAAGGTGCAGGTCGGGCCGGTTCCTGAACATCTCTTTGTGACCGCTGAAACAAAGGAAGAAGCGATGGTTCTTATTGCCAAATTGTGCATGAGACCAAATGATACTTCACGTGGCCGGTCCATGAAACTAACCCATTATATTGACCTCTATAAGCGGCTATATGGTATCATGCCGGATGATCTCCACCTCTTCATTCGATCGCCGGCAGATATCCCAATTACCATGAAAGAAGAGCTGCTTCCAATCCTTCAGGAGAGAGGGCTCAAGGACAGGATCATCCCTGACCCGACGCTCCTGAAATCCCAGATACGGACACAGATGGGAGGAAGATCATGA
- the acsC gene encoding acetyl-CoA decarbonylase/synthase complex subunit gamma: protein MKEEHKKSIREISPIDVYKLLPRTNCAECGEANCMAFATKVVNGEAFIEGCPPVLTKNYEKDLLKLQELLAPPVRVIHFGTGNNQLKIGGKHVLYRHEFTYQNPPPIAIDISDDMENEQIAIRIKKVQDFSYTYIGRPLSLDALAVRSVTQNPYRYTEVIQHICELCNLPLILCSTDPNIIKAGLSACAERKPLIFAITKENWKEMGELVLDTGCPVVVSAPGDLSLLRTLVRTLQEWGIVDMVLDPGTFHSDQIGQTIHLFTALRKAAVKNFDSLSGYPILGTPISVWNGPELSDDLNHWQEAYLTSMLITRYADLLIMHSIEGWALLPQLIWRFGIYTDPRKPVSVDAGVRTFGNPDKTSPVLITSNYALTFFTVESDIKAAKIDCYLIVIDTGGLSVEAAVAGRYLTAAKIAESLKEWKADTLVSHKNLIIPGLAARLSGETEEETGWRVLVGPRDSSGIGQMIRECWPPADE, encoded by the coding sequence ATGAAAGAGGAACATAAAAAAAGTATTCGGGAGATCAGTCCGATTGACGTATATAAACTCCTGCCACGGACAAATTGTGCAGAATGTGGCGAAGCTAACTGCATGGCTTTTGCAACCAAAGTGGTGAATGGTGAGGCGTTTATAGAAGGATGCCCCCCTGTTCTGACAAAAAATTATGAGAAAGACCTGCTCAAACTTCAGGAGTTACTCGCCCCGCCGGTTCGTGTAATCCATTTTGGAACCGGAAATAACCAGCTGAAGATCGGCGGAAAACATGTCCTGTACAGGCATGAATTCACCTACCAGAACCCGCCCCCCATCGCCATCGATATCTCTGACGATATGGAGAATGAGCAGATTGCTATCAGAATTAAAAAGGTGCAGGATTTCTCATATACCTATATCGGAAGACCACTCTCCCTTGATGCCCTGGCCGTACGGTCAGTAACCCAAAACCCATATCGATATACAGAGGTTATTCAGCACATCTGTGAGCTTTGTAACCTTCCCCTTATTCTCTGCAGCACTGACCCGAATATCATAAAAGCAGGATTGTCCGCTTGTGCAGAGAGAAAACCGCTCATATTTGCCATCACGAAAGAGAACTGGAAAGAGATGGGTGAACTGGTTCTGGATACCGGCTGTCCGGTTGTGGTATCAGCTCCGGGAGATCTATCCCTTCTCAGAACTCTGGTCAGAACACTTCAGGAATGGGGCATCGTAGATATGGTTCTGGATCCTGGAACATTCCATAGCGACCAGATAGGGCAGACGATTCATCTCTTTACTGCTCTCCGAAAAGCGGCTGTGAAAAATTTCGACTCCCTGTCCGGGTATCCGATTCTGGGAACCCCTATATCGGTATGGAACGGACCGGAATTATCCGATGATCTGAACCACTGGCAGGAGGCATATCTTACATCCATGCTCATCACCCGGTATGCTGATCTCCTGATTATGCACAGCATTGAGGGATGGGCTCTTCTTCCCCAGCTTATCTGGCGGTTTGGTATCTACACCGACCCACGAAAACCGGTATCTGTTGATGCAGGTGTCAGAACTTTTGGCAATCCGGATAAGACGTCTCCGGTTCTCATCACCTCAAATTATGCCCTGACCTTCTTTACTGTGGAGTCTGACATCAAGGCTGCAAAGATAGACTGCTACCTTATTGTCATCGATACCGGAGGTCTTTCTGTCGAAGCAGCAGTCGCCGGACGATATCTAACCGCAGCAAAAATTGCCGAATCTCTCAAAGAATGGAAGGCAGATACACTTGTCTCTCACAAGAATCTTATCATCCCCGGTCTTGCTGCCCGATTATCCGGAGAGACCGAGGAAGAGACCGGATGGCGTGTTCTTGTCGGCCCACGTGATTCATCAGGAATCGGGCAGATGATACGGGAATGCTGGCCTCCTGCGGATGAATAA
- the cdhD gene encoding CO dehydrogenase/acetyl-CoA synthase subunit delta, which produces MTDQEKPDISNLIRLLGPGLGELLSGRQIELEHVELELGELELWIPVGGISQGFPAPVAAAAKQMTPPVKRLPRPDDLISEKFLMEPDVFPAQIREITLGATRAEGGTRGSTITVGGSTSIPFTHPQSPPPHPPVISLDVFDTRVPMPKALKNHLTEVIDDPAAWAKMNVEQFGADMVTVHLLSTDPLIQNKSPKEASKTVEEVLQAVDVPLIIGGCGDPKKDAETFTEIAAMAEGERLLLNSVTSDMADAKTLEPVCKAADTHGHCLLGFTGLDLNSAKELNRRIYQYFPPERLLMDLTTVALGYGLEYSFSIHERARMAALMGDPELQHPTISACTNAWSAREAWMDLGPAFGRNDLRGPLWETIGGITLLLAGVDLFLMMHPLAVSTLRDVAGKLMHPAEIKPDMADWAALKI; this is translated from the coding sequence ATGACTGACCAGGAAAAGCCGGATATCAGTAATCTCATCAGACTCTTAGGACCTGGCCTTGGAGAACTCCTGTCCGGCAGGCAGATTGAACTCGAACATGTGGAACTGGAACTTGGAGAACTGGAACTCTGGATCCCGGTAGGAGGTATCTCTCAAGGATTCCCGGCACCCGTCGCAGCCGCTGCTAAACAGATGACACCTCCCGTAAAACGACTGCCACGACCTGATGACCTCATTTCAGAAAAATTCCTGATGGAACCGGATGTATTCCCCGCACAAATCAGGGAGATTACTCTTGGTGCCACCCGGGCTGAAGGAGGAACACGGGGCAGTACTATCACCGTCGGGGGATCAACCTCCATTCCATTCACGCATCCCCAGTCACCGCCACCTCATCCTCCGGTCATATCCCTTGATGTGTTTGACACCCGTGTCCCGATGCCAAAGGCTTTGAAAAACCATCTGACCGAGGTAATAGATGATCCTGCAGCATGGGCAAAGATGAATGTAGAGCAGTTCGGAGCTGATATGGTAACGGTTCATCTGCTCTCAACCGATCCACTTATTCAGAATAAATCTCCTAAAGAAGCTTCGAAGACGGTTGAGGAAGTCCTGCAGGCTGTGGACGTTCCTCTTATCATAGGCGGATGCGGCGATCCCAAAAAGGATGCGGAGACCTTTACTGAGATAGCAGCAATGGCAGAAGGAGAACGTCTGCTTTTAAATTCAGTCACCTCTGACATGGCAGATGCCAAGACACTAGAACCGGTGTGCAAAGCAGCGGATACCCATGGCCATTGTCTTCTTGGGTTCACCGGTCTTGACCTGAATAGTGCAAAGGAACTGAACCGACGTATATACCAGTATTTCCCTCCCGAACGACTTCTTATGGACCTGACAACGGTTGCCTTGGGATATGGTCTAGAATACTCGTTTTCAATCCATGAACGTGCACGAATGGCTGCACTCATGGGTGATCCGGAGCTTCAGCATCCGACAATATCAGCCTGCACGAATGCATGGTCAGCCCGTGAAGCATGGATGGATCTGGGTCCTGCATTTGGGAGGAATGATCTCCGGGGGCCATTATGGGAAACAATCGGTGGAATAACCCTGCTTCTCGCCGGTGTGGATCTCTTTTTGATGATGCATCCACTGGCCGTATCAACGCTCCGTGACGTAGCTGGAAAACTCATGCACCCGGCAGAGATAAAACCGGATATGGCTGACTGGGCAGCACTGAAGATATGA
- the cdhB gene encoding CO dehydrogenase/acetyl-CoA synthase complex subunit epsilon, which translates to MSGQDSWIRAEMGGTKQASVISKPEVLMALLKKAKRPLIIIGHETISDRVRTDILIRMVSEFQKTQRIPILTTSHIAGQVMERGIRLSGVLGSMEIIDRLRDPTWNGCDGNGQYDLVFIAGFSYALGSLLFSALKQNAPQTKVISLDPKYHPHATWSYANMKTDSWKAEIDRLIDLLHSENTHQKMEEIHV; encoded by the coding sequence ATGAGCGGTCAGGATAGTTGGATTCGGGCTGAGATGGGAGGAACAAAACAGGCGTCTGTCATCTCAAAACCTGAAGTCCTGATGGCCCTTTTGAAAAAGGCGAAACGGCCCCTGATCATTATAGGTCATGAGACCATCTCTGACAGGGTCAGGACCGATATCCTTATCAGGATGGTTTCTGAATTTCAAAAAACCCAAAGAATACCGATACTAACCACCTCTCATATCGCCGGTCAGGTCATGGAACGGGGAATCCGGTTATCCGGAGTTCTTGGAAGTATGGAGATTATTGACCGGCTGCGGGACCCGACCTGGAATGGATGTGACGGAAACGGGCAATATGACCTTGTCTTTATCGCGGGATTCTCCTATGCTCTTGGATCCCTTCTTTTCTCCGCATTAAAACAGAATGCACCCCAGACAAAGGTGATCTCTCTGGATCCGAAATACCATCCCCATGCCACCTGGTCGTATGCAAATATGAAGACAGATTCCTGGAAAGCAGAGATTGATCGTCTGATTGACCTCTTACATTCAGAGAACACTCATCAGAAGATGGAGGAGATACATGTTTGA
- a CDS encoding ASKHA domain-containing protein: MSDLISILFQPMNRMVTVEAGLTVLDAIREAGIQFEAICGGKGTCGKCRVIRVSGKVSEEGSVCAKFLTLDEQRKGYCLACLVRVWTDAVFTIPIESRIDTPQILLDVARTIGTIHPSVHKYQVEKNTTGPTAILGPSIRFTGYTGKRPVMTEEQRQVILHANGPLTGVISLDGGTSRLISLEEGDTTGSLFGIALDLGTTTVVGLLIDLITGEVIRRASTLNRQITLGEELVTRIAIGRKEDGRAELRAAALGSINEVIHKLTRDAGIMDSEINDICIGGNTVMSWLFAGRDPTPLEYVDAHIPTDPIILTAKDCGIATGPDVLVYCLPAVSRFVGGDAIGDVLTAGIHKKMEISLLIDLGTNGEIILGNKDWLVSTSCASGPAFEGAGMRSGMRAMRGAIDTVKIGLDGHVTIHVIGDTEPKGICGSGIIDVAAEMARAGILDFSGKFVDTAPGVRQGENGPEFLLVPALKTATGKDIVITSEDMAYLMDSKAAVLAAITVLLQKYRLRLHDIQHVFLAGAFGSFGNIDHLISFGILPEFPSAKFHRIGNGSLAGAYACLLSIDARREATEIAERMGYIDLLVDNDFIEEYWAALRIPGKEELFPSRFPKKHRIHQTGMSNSVSNSSSGTSSGSFR, translated from the coding sequence GTGTCAGATTTAATATCTATTCTTTTTCAGCCGATGAACCGGATGGTGACCGTCGAGGCCGGCTTAACGGTTCTTGATGCAATCCGGGAAGCTGGGATTCAGTTTGAAGCAATCTGCGGGGGAAAGGGAACCTGTGGAAAATGCCGGGTAATCAGGGTATCGGGAAAGGTATCTGAAGAGGGCTCCGTCTGTGCAAAATTCCTCACCCTTGATGAACAGCGAAAAGGATACTGCCTGGCATGTCTTGTGAGGGTCTGGACCGATGCCGTTTTCACCATTCCCATTGAGAGCAGAATTGACACCCCCCAGATTCTTCTAGACGTTGCCCGGACAATCGGGACAATCCACCCCTCTGTGCATAAGTATCAGGTTGAGAAAAACACTACCGGACCAACGGCAATCTTGGGACCTTCTATCAGGTTTACCGGTTATACCGGGAAAAGGCCGGTAATGACTGAGGAACAGAGACAGGTCATTCTGCATGCTAATGGCCCTCTTACCGGAGTTATCTCTCTGGATGGAGGAACAAGCAGGCTCATCAGCCTTGAAGAAGGAGATACAACCGGGAGTTTATTCGGTATTGCCCTTGATCTAGGGACCACCACCGTCGTCGGTCTTCTCATCGATCTCATCACCGGAGAGGTTATCAGACGGGCCTCAACCCTGAACCGACAGATAACCCTGGGAGAAGAACTGGTTACCAGAATAGCCATCGGAAGAAAAGAAGATGGAAGGGCAGAACTCCGGGCGGCAGCTCTTGGAAGTATCAATGAGGTCATCCACAAGCTGACCAGGGATGCCGGGATTATGGATAGTGAGATCAATGACATCTGTATCGGCGGGAATACCGTGATGTCCTGGTTATTTGCCGGAAGAGATCCAACTCCCCTTGAATATGTGGATGCACATATCCCAACCGATCCGATTATTCTGACTGCAAAAGACTGTGGAATTGCTACCGGGCCTGATGTGCTGGTATACTGCCTTCCTGCGGTGAGCAGATTTGTCGGTGGTGATGCCATTGGCGATGTTCTGACTGCAGGCATACACAAAAAAATGGAGATCTCTCTGCTCATCGATCTGGGGACAAATGGTGAGATTATCCTTGGGAACAAGGACTGGCTGGTTTCCACATCATGTGCTTCAGGCCCGGCTTTTGAGGGTGCAGGGATGCGATCAGGGATGCGGGCGATGAGAGGGGCAATAGACACCGTCAAAATCGGCCTTGACGGCCATGTCACCATTCATGTCATTGGTGATACAGAGCCCAAGGGGATTTGTGGTTCAGGTATCATCGATGTCGCTGCAGAAATGGCTCGTGCCGGCATTCTGGACTTTAGCGGGAAGTTCGTCGATACTGCACCGGGTGTCAGACAGGGTGAGAATGGACCTGAATTTTTACTGGTTCCTGCTCTGAAAACTGCTACCGGAAAAGATATTGTCATCACGAGTGAGGATATGGCCTATCTCATGGACTCGAAAGCCGCTGTCCTTGCAGCGATAACGGTCCTCTTACAAAAATACCGGTTACGCCTTCATGATATTCAGCATGTATTCCTTGCCGGAGCATTTGGCTCTTTTGGAAACATTGATCACCTGATATCATTTGGAATCCTTCCAGAATTTCCGTCTGCAAAATTTCACCGGATAGGTAATGGTTCTCTTGCAGGAGCATATGCCTGTCTTCTTTCCATAGATGCACGGCGGGAAGCAACCGAGATTGCAGAAAGGATGGGATATATCGATCTCCTCGTTGATAATGATTTTATTGAGGAGTACTGGGCTGCACTTCGGATACCAGGAAAAGAAGAGTTGTTTCCCTCCCGGTTTCCTAAGAAACATCGAATTCATCAAACCGGAATGAGTAATTCAGTCAGTAATTCCTCTTCAGGCACGTCATCCGGATCATTCAGGTAA